In Solidesulfovibrio carbinoliphilus subsp. oakridgensis, the sequence CGAGGGGGTCATGGTCCTCGACGCCGCCGGCAAGGTCCGGGTGGCCAATCCGGCCCTGCGCCGCATCGCTCCGGGAGCGGGCAGCGTGGCCGGCCGGCGTCCCATCGAGGTGGCGCCGAGCCCGGAGCTGCAGCTGGCCTGCGACCGGCTGCTCGGGGACGGGGACTGCCCGCCGGCCCTGGCCGTGGAAGTGGAGCTCGGACCGGGCCGGTTCTACGAGGTCTCCCTGGTGCGGCTTGGCCGGGAGCCGGCCGGGCAAAGCCACGAGCCGGGCGCGGTGCTCGTCTTTCACGACGTGTCGGAAACGAGGCGCCTGTCCCGGGTGCGCCGCGATTTCGCGGCCAACGTCACCCACGAGATGCGCACGCCCCTCACCTCCATCAAGGGCTACGCCGAGACGTTGCTCGCCGCCGCCCCGGAGCTGGCCCCGGAAAAGCGCCGGTTTGTGGACGTGATCTTAAAAAACGCCAATCACATGTCGAAGATGGTCGGCGACATCCTGACGCTCGCCCGCCTGGAAGAGGAGCCGGCCGCGGACGGGCCGGAAGCCGGCGGCAAGGCCGCGGCCGGGGCCTTGCCCAGGGCCCGGGCCGACGCCGCCGCCGCCCTGGCCGACGCGGTGCGGGAATGCGAGCCCCTGGCCGAGGCTCGCCGGCTCGTCTTCGACAACCGGCTGCCGGAAGGCGGGCTCACCGTCGCCTGCGACTCCGGCCAGCTGACCCAGGTCTGGCGCAACCTCCTGGAGAACGCCACCCGGTTCGCCCCCGAGGGTTCGCCCATCGCCATGACCGCCGAGCCCGACCCGGCCGGGGGAAGCGTCACCTTCGGCGTCCTCGACAAGGGGCCGGGCATCCCGCCCGAGGAGCGCCAGCGGGTGTTCGAGCGCTTCTACCGGGTGGAGCGCCACCGGTCGAAGACCCCCGGCAGCACCGGCCTTGGCCTGGCCATTGCCAAGCATATCGTGGAGCGCCACGGCGGCCGGATCTGGGTCGACCGGGCCCGGGGCGACATGACCGGCGCGGCCTTCCACTTCACCCTGCCCGCGGCCGGCCCCGACGACGGCGCGCCCGCCCCGGTTTGTCTTGGACCATCGGCCGAATCGTCATAAGATATCCACACCAGGCCGGCAGTCTGCGGCACAGCCCATGCGCGCCCGCAACCCACGAAAAGGAACGCCCCATGCCCGATACCGTGAAAATGGCCGCCAAATCCCTGAATTTCTACTACGGCCGGTTCAAGGCCCTCCACGACATCAACCTGACCGTCAACGAACACCAGGTCACGGCCCTGATCGGCCCGTCGGGTTGCGGCAAATCCACGTTCCTGCGGTGCCTAAACCGCATGAACGACCTCATCCCCGGCACCCGGGTCGAGGGCGAGCTGCTCCTTGACGGCGAAAACATCGTCTCCTCCTCCCTCGACGTGGTGGAACTGCGCCGCCGGGTGGGCATGGTCTTCCAGAAGCCCAACCCCTTCCCGAAGACCATCTTCGAGAACGTGGCCTACGGCCTGCGCGTCGGCGGCGTCAGCGACAACACCTACCTGTCCCAGCAGGTGGAAAAAAGCCTCAAAAGCGCGGCCCTGTTCGACGAGGTCAAGGACCGCATCCACGACTCGGCCCTGGGGCTTTCCGGCGGCCAGCAGCAGCGGCTTTGCATCGCCCGGGCCCTGGCCATCGAACCCGAGGTCCTGCTCATGGACGAACCGGCTTCGGCCCTCGACCCCATCGCCACCCAGAAGATCGAGGAGCTCATCCACGACCTCAAGCGCAATTTCACCATCATCATCGTCACCCACAGCATGCAGCAGGCGGCCCGGGTCTCGGACCGCACGGCCTTTTTCTACATGGGCAAGCTGATCGAGGTGGACGCCACGGAAACCATCTTCACCCGGCCCTCCCAGAAGCAGACCGAGGACTACATCACCGGCCGGTTCGGTTAGTGCGGCGTTGGCGGGGAAACAGGGTGCTATTTTTCAGAAAACAATTCTTGTAGCATGGTATGCTCGAAATTTGTAGATACGGATTTCGAGAACGCGACACCCGTCCCGGGCCACGGACGGGCCGGGCGCCCCGTCCCCGCCGGCCCTCCGGGGCGGGCCGCCCTGGCCGTCGGGCCGGGCTTGCGGCCGCCGCTTTGATTTCGCCACGAATCCCGGTATGACATGGCTCTCGCTCGGGAGCCCGGTCCGCCGTTTCCCCCGCCCCCGTGCCGCATCCAAAACCAAAGGACGCACAGGCATGAGGTTTCCGCTTTTTCCCGTCGCCATCGGCCTGGCCGTCGGTTTGCCGGCCGTGGCCGCGCTGTTGCTCGGCCTTTTCGCCGTCTCGCGCCTGGACGCCCTGTCCGAGCGGTCCCGGGCCCTGGAGACCGCAAGGCTCCCCCGGGCCGATCTGGCCGTGTCCGTGGAGCGCCGGCTGCTCCTGGCCGCCCAGGCCATCCGGGGCTACGCCCTGACCGCCGACCGCGAGGCCCTGGAGCGGGCCAAAAAGGACCTGGCCAAAGCCGCCGACGCCCTGCACGACGCCCGGGAGGCGGCCTCCCGGCCGGGGATGGAGGGGCTGGCCGCCGAGGCCGGGAAGATCGGCTATTTCCTCGATGCCTACAAAAAGGCGGCCGAGGGTTCGGTGGTGGCCAACGAACGGGTGGCCGACGCCCGGGCCGCCCTGGCCCGGGCCGCCGAGGCCTATCTGGCGGCGGCCGCCGCCTACCAGGAGCTCAAAACCGCCACCTGGGACAAGGACCTTTCCGTCAAATATCCGGTACCGGACACCCTGCGCCAGGACGCCAGACGCCAGAAGGCCGCCCAGGCGGCCCTCGACGCCGGCCGCGACGTGCGGGAGGCGGCCGAGACCGCCCGGGCCTCGCGCGATCCGGCCCTGCTCGCCGAGGCGGCCGGCCGGTTCGAGGCGGCCGAGGCCGCCCTGCGCGAGGCCCGGGGGACCGGGGACGAGGACGGACGGCGGGTGGCCGCCGCCTTTGCCGCCCTGGCCGAATACCGGCAGTCCGTGGCCGCGCTCCTTACCGACTGGGAGGCGCTGCGGGCCACGGGCCGGCAGATCCTCGAAGCCGAGCGGGCCGCCCTGTCTGCGGCCACGGCGCTCGGCGGCGCGTCCCTGGCCGAAGCGGCCGGCGATGTCGGGGGGCTGGCCGCCTCGCTGCGCACCACCCGGCTGGTCCTTGGCGGCGCGGGCTGGGCGATATTGCTCCTCGGCGCGGCCTTTGCCGTGGCCATGGCCGTGCTGCTCGGCCGGCCGGTCAGGCGGTGCGCCTTGTTCGCCCGGGACCTGTCCGTCGGCCGTCTGACCGGCAACCTCGACGCGTCCGGGCCGGGCGAACTCGGCCTCTTGGCCGAAAGCCTGCGGGAAATGGCCCGCCGCCTGGGTAAGCGGCTGGCCCGCTGACCGGGGGACCCATGGCCGCGCGCCTTTGTTGCCTGGCCCTGGCCGGCCTCCTGCTCTTCCCGGGCACGGCCCCGGCGGCGGCCCCCGTCCCCGGCCCGGGAGGTCCGGGCGGCTCAGGCGTTCCGGCCGCCCGGCCACCCGAGTTCCGGGGCCTGGCCTTTGGCGCGCCGCTCGCCGCCCTGCCGGGCATGGTGCCCGTGGCCGACCACGGCCCCACCGTCTTCTGCCGCCGGGCCGACGAAAAGCCGGTCCTCGGCGAGGACTGCCCGGCCGACATCCGCTACGGCTTTTCCCGGGGCGCGCTTTTTTTCGTACGCCTAACCCTGGCTGGCTGCGAAAGCCTGGCCGTCCTGACCCGGGCCTACGAGGCCAAATACGGCCGGCCGGCCCGCGAAGGCGCGCCCGGCGTCCTGCGGCTGGTCTGGCGGCTGCCGGCTCTGACGGTCAGCCTGTCCCACTTCGCCCGGGACGGCGACACGGTGGTCGACTACGTCTACCTGCCGGACCTGACCCCGGACGAGCGCGAGGTCTGGCAGAGCGCCGAGGACATCCGGGCCCGGGGGCCCATCGGCTTTCGGGGCCTGCGGTTCGGCCGCGAACTCTCCGGCATCGCCGGGCTGGTCCCGGCCTACCGCGAGGGCGCGGCCGCCTACTACCGCCGGCCGGACGAGCGCCTGGAGCTTGGCGAATTGCGCCTTTCCGACATCCTCTACGGCTTCTGGCAGGGCCGGTTCTTCGCCGTGGTCATGCGGGCGGAGGGCTCGGGCGACGCCGACCATTTCGACGCCCTGCGCCGGGCCTACCAGTCCAAGTACGGCCCGCCCCGGGCCATCCCGGCCACCCTGGAGGAAGAGCTCGTCTGGAGCTGGCCCGAGGCCCAGATCGCGCTGACCCGCGACGCCGAAGCCGGCTGGCTGGCCATCCGCTACGCCGACGCCCGGCTCCTGGCCCAGGTGGCCGAGGCCGAAACCCGGGCCGGAGCCCCGCCGTCGCTCTCGGGCGGCCTGCGGCTTTTCTCGCCCGGCGACCCGCCCCGTTCCTTTCGCGGCGCGGCCTTCGGTTCGGCCCCGGACAACCTGCCCTCCGGCGAATACCTTTACGTCCACCGGGGACGGCGCTACTACCGCCGGGCCGACGAACGCCTGAACCTCGGCGACATTCCGCTCTCAAGCGTCCTTTACGGCTACGACGCCAACCGGCTGGCCGGCGTCACCCTGGTCGTGGCCCCGTCCGGCGGCGACCCGCAAAAGGACTACGAGCGGGTCCTTTCGGCCTACACCGCCAAGTACGGCCCGCCGGCCACCCGGCCCGACACCCCGCCCGGTGGCGACGGCGGCACCATCCACCAGTGGTCCTGGCCCGGCATCTCCATCGCGGTCATCCGCCCCCGGACCGGGCCCATGGAGATCCATTACGTGGACGCCTCGCTTTTGCGCCGCCGCGAGGCCCGGATCGCGGACAAGGCCCTGGACGCCTTCGACCGCAAGATCTTCGCGGCCCCGGACGCGGCCGGCCCCGGCATCGAACGCTGACAACGGACAGGAGGAAGCAGCCCATGGAACGAGCGCTGTGCATCCACGGCCATTTCTACCAGCCCCCCCGCGAAGACCCCTGGCTCGGGCGCATCCTGCCCGAAGGCAGCGCCGCCCCGAGCCGGCACTGGAACGAGCGGATATGCCGCGAATCCTACGCCCCCCTGGCCCGGGCCCGGCGGCTCGACGGCTCGGGCCGGATCGTCGAGCTTTTAAACTGCTACGAGTGGATGAGCTTCAACGCCGGTCCCACCCTCCTCTCCTGGATGGCCCGCTCGGCCCCGGACACCTACGCCCGGCTCCTCGAAGCCGACCGCAAGAGCCAAAAGCGCCTCGGGCACGGCAACGCCCTGGGGCAAGTCTACCACCACGTCATCATGCCGCTGGCCTCGGACCTCGACAAGGAGCTGGAGGTGGCCTGGGCCGTGGACGACTTCACGGCCCGCTTCGGCCGGGCCCCGGAGGGCATGTGGCTGGCCGAGACGGCTGTCGACACCCCGTCCCTCGAAGCCCTGGCCGCCGCCGGCCTCCGCTTCACGGTCCTGGCCCCGTCCCAGGCCGTGGCCGTAAGCCGCGACGGCACGGACTGGCAGGGCGTTGACGCCGGCTCCCTGGACATCCGCCGGCCCTACAACGTCATCCTGCCCTCCGGCCGGCCCATGGCCGTCTTTTTCTACCACGGCCCCCTGTCCCAGGCCGTGGCCTTCGACCGCCTGCTGGCCGACGGGGAACAATTTTTCAACCGGCTGTCCGGCGCGGCCGCCGCCTTCGACGGCGGCCTCCTGTCGCTGGCCACCGACGGCGAAACCTACGGACACCACTTCAAGTTCGGCGAGATGGCCCTGGCCTACGCCCTGGACCAGGCCCGGTCCGGCCGCGACGGCCTGACCCTGACCAACTACGCCGCCTACCTGGCCGACAATCCGCCGACGCACTCCGTCCGCATCCGCGAGGCCTCGGCCTGGAGCTGCGCCCACGGCGTCGAGCGGTGGCGCTCGGACTGCGGCTG encodes:
- the pstB gene encoding phosphate ABC transporter ATP-binding protein PstB, with amino-acid sequence MPDTVKMAAKSLNFYYGRFKALHDINLTVNEHQVTALIGPSGCGKSTFLRCLNRMNDLIPGTRVEGELLLDGENIVSSSLDVVELRRRVGMVFQKPNPFPKTIFENVAYGLRVGGVSDNTYLSQQVEKSLKSAALFDEVKDRIHDSALGLSGGQQQRLCIARALAIEPEVLLMDEPASALDPIATQKIEELIHDLKRNFTIIIVTHSMQQAARVSDRTAFFYMGKLIEVDATETIFTRPSQKQTEDYITGRFG
- a CDS encoding HAMP domain-containing protein, which translates into the protein MRFPLFPVAIGLAVGLPAVAALLLGLFAVSRLDALSERSRALETARLPRADLAVSVERRLLLAAQAIRGYALTADREALERAKKDLAKAADALHDAREAASRPGMEGLAAEAGKIGYFLDAYKKAAEGSVVANERVADARAALARAAEAYLAAAAAYQELKTATWDKDLSVKYPVPDTLRQDARRQKAAQAALDAGRDVREAAETARASRDPALLAEAAGRFEAAEAALREARGTGDEDGRRVAAAFAALAEYRQSVAALLTDWEALRATGRQILEAERAALSAATALGGASLAEAAGDVGGLAASLRTTRLVLGGAGWAILLLGAAFAVAMAVLLGRPVRRCALFARDLSVGRLTGNLDASGPGELGLLAESLREMARRLGKRLAR
- a CDS encoding HAMP domain-containing sensor histidine kinase, producing MASPATLGLRAAGACLAVTAVCLAVPELLPADAGRPERLTAAGAALVLAGAVFWFLGRRLSGSLAEVIAVARAIGDGDYRHRLHLSPGGGLAALAEAINHMARRIESHIATITDQKTQLEAILDGMREGVMVLDAAGKVRVANPALRRIAPGAGSVAGRRPIEVAPSPELQLACDRLLGDGDCPPALAVEVELGPGRFYEVSLVRLGREPAGQSHEPGAVLVFHDVSETRRLSRVRRDFAANVTHEMRTPLTSIKGYAETLLAAAPELAPEKRRFVDVILKNANHMSKMVGDILTLARLEEEPAADGPEAGGKAAAGALPRARADAAAALADAVRECEPLAEARRLVFDNRLPEGGLTVACDSGQLTQVWRNLLENATRFAPEGSPIAMTAEPDPAGGSVTFGVLDKGPGIPPEERQRVFERFYRVERHRSKTPGSTGLGLAIAKHIVERHGGRIWVDRARGDMTGAAFHFTLPAAGPDDGAPAPVCLGPSAESS